A genomic stretch from Neodiprion fabricii isolate iyNeoFabr1 chromosome 3, iyNeoFabr1.1, whole genome shotgun sequence includes:
- the LOC124177705 gene encoding endoglucanase E-4-like: MTASYTICNRLTIVVGFLWFALLGISLATPPSNEDIVEDERDYFEVLERSLLFYEAQRSGRLPKNNRIPWRGDSGLEDRGQNGEDLTGGYYDAGDFVKFGFTMASMTTLLAWGAVSWPQAYEAAGQLDELREAVKWATDYFIKCHVSEDVLYGQVGDFALDHRFWGRPEELNTSRPAFKIDSDHPGSDLAGETAAALAVTSILFHDSNASYSAECLRHAKELYHFANTRRGLYHEVIKGAAQYYESIDYGDELAWAAAWLFRATNESKYLEDAEHHYQHFHLKERPNEFYYNKKVAGVQVIMAQLTEQQEYQNAARAFCDFSVRDQKRTAKGLLYIDKFGTLCHAANVAFICLQAADYPAIGNSEEYRNFARDQIHYILGGTGRSYVVGWGLNPPKQAHHAAASCPDRPAPCGWAEFNRTTPNPQILHGALVSGPDEADRFLDFREDYIYTEVTLDYNAGFTSAVAGLAQLLINPPE, encoded by the exons ATCGTGGTCGGGTTCCTGTGGTTCGCACTTCTCGGAATAAGCTTGGCGACGCCACCGTCGAACGAGGATATCGTCGAGGACGAACGCGACTACTTCGAAGTTCTGGAGCGATCGTTGCTTTTCTACGAAGCTCAGCGGTCGGGACGCCTTCCAAAGAACAATCGAATACCCTGGAGAGGGGATTCCGGATTGGAAGATCGTGGTCAGAACGGCGAGGACCTCACCGGAGGCTATTATGACG CTGGAGACTTTGTTAAGTTTGGGTTCACAATGGCCTCTATGACGACCCTCCTGGCCTGGGGTGCGGTAAGCTGGCCCCAAGCCTACGAGGCCGCAGGTCAACTCGACGAACTACGCGAGGCGGTCAAGTGGGCGACGGATTACTTCATCAAATGTCACGTGAGCGAAGACGTACTTTATGGTCAAGTCGGGGACTTCGCCCTGGATCATAGATTCTGGGGAAGACCAGAGGAGTTGAACACCTCGAGGCCGGCTTTCAAGATCGATTCGGATCATCCAG GCTCGGATCTTGCCGGTGAAACGGCCGCCGCCTTGGCGGTTACCAGCATCCTCTTCCACGACTCGAACGCCTCGTACAGTGCCGAGTGTCTCCGACACGCCAAAGAACTTTACCATTTCGCCAATACTCGAAGAGGACTTTATCACGAGGTGATCAAAGGTGCAGCCCAATATTACGAGAGCATCGACTACGGCGACGAGCTGGCTTGGGCTGCGGCCTGGCTTTTCCGAGCCACCAATGAATCGAAATATCTGGAGGACGCCGAGCACCACTATCAGCACTTCCATCTGAAAGAACGACCAAATGAATTCTACTACAATAAGAAGGTGGCCGGTGTACAG GTTATCATGGCTCAGCTTACCGAGCAGCAAGAATATCAAAATGCCGCCCGAGCCTTCTGCGATTTTTCGGTTCGAGATCAAAAGCGAACTGCAAAAGGCCTCCTCTACATAGATAAATTCGGCACTCTTTGCCACGCAGCTAACGTAGCATTCATCTGTCTTCAGGCCGCCGATTACCCGGCTATCGGCAACTCCGAGGAGTACAGAAATTTCGCACGTGATCAGATACACTATATCCTCGGCGGTACAG GGCGAAGTTATGTAGTCGGATGGGGATTGAATCCACCAAAACAGGCACATCACGCCGCAGCTTCTTGTCCCGATAGGCCAGCACCTTGCGGATGGGCAGAATTTAATCGGACAACACCGAACCCGCAGATTCTCCACGGAGCCTTGGTTTCAGGACCGGACGAAGCTGACAGGTTTCTCGATTTCAGAGAAGACTATATCTACACGGAAGTAACACTTGACTACAACGCCGGGTTCACTAGTGCTGTTGCCGGATTGGCGCAGCTACTGATCAATCCTCCTGAGTGA